One Mycoavidus sp. HKI genomic region harbors:
- a CDS encoding non-ribosomal peptide synthetase — translation MMKRQFYSCVIVGSTTLAIECAKHLRAAGHVLEAVLPTDETVNTWTIREELPLVSSIEQFDKLLANKPIDVLFSIVNPFLLTPSLLRHVRYAFNYHDAPLPRYAGTHATSWALLAHEKRYAVTWHQIVSKADAGNIVVQCPVEISPTDTALSLNLKCYQAASHGFSKLVERLATDTLTYQVQDLTLRNFFAKYRRPNAAGCLCWLHTAQDLSALVRALDFGGYHSNSLTLPKLLLANCIVQVAQLDILAHRSGSAPGTLLKVEPDRWHITTGSEDVAISKFTNFIGESFNAQQLALELGLCVGDRLPILPNKQIQILTEEHETAAKYESFWLERLKHFKLLQWPFKQSHASSVTPNWQVSEWYVPNMLESFVQAQRIEYLLSAFLVYLARISGETTLQLGWMPALPAPLLQNFFSPVVPMEIEIDLKRSFSEIQADVSAEHTRLTQHATYPYDLIARYPQLRAIEALRSPRPWQIVIAIVPNHVSEEFKDSAAQATRQFFAATACAERLTLQLSEQDGSFRWLYDAQYLTHEQIEQITQHLLELIQAALKSQPSHRPAGQLNLLPPAERKLLLHTWGQGKTLLPNEQCVHELFEEQVQRNPEAIALFFNDQQLSYAELNIQANRLAHRLLKHGVKPDTPVALLLQRSPQLIIATLAVLKAGGAYLPLPEHEPDNRLQSVLNETRAPLILTDNTLQKRCENLGIQVIAVDSDISLANESSQNHNVFCVPKQLAYLMYTSGSTGRPKGIGITHYNVLNLALNSCLTEARGRVLLHSPYAFDASTYELWTPLLTGGQIVIAPPGKLDTQALQDVITRYQVSALWLTAGLFQLMVEGDLHYLRGVRHLMSGGDAISPTTVERVLKYCPELRFTNGYGPTETTTFALSYPVQRPYAAQASVPIGALLDNLQAYVLDAGLCCVPIGIIGELYLGGASVARGYINRPGLSAERFIANPFGPAGTRLYRTGDLVRWRTDGILDFIGRADQQVKVRGFRIELGEVETVLCQHPAVKQAVVIAHGDRPGHKQLIGYVVVEQSSVSKGTQFTPSELRQHAVERLPDHMVPTCIILLEALPLTNNGKLDFRALPAPSFVSEHYCAPSSPQEQMLALLFAEVLGLPRVGSDDNFFELGGDSITAIQLVSRARRAGLLITSRDVFEHPKVASLAMMAKPLDSSSAQTANIATGKVLSTPIIRWFFERGGPLNSFYQSMLLQVPAALEPAHLITALQALLDHHDALRLQAIAAYGTDWTLQILPVGTITAKDCLQRIDIAGLNAIARRTRIQQETQAASKRLDPAMGSMLQAIWFDAGEDPGRLLLVIHHLSVDGVSWRILVPDLRNAWQAAQSGAKEGEKSALEFEPKSTSFRRWAQRLSEEAMSTARYAELASWEQMLDGAESQLAKRPLDSAQDTIATAKQLSLTLPTELTAPLLSQVPTRFHAQINDVLLCAFTLALADWRQRQDGKDHLNVLVDIEGHGREAIDTEIDLSRTVGWFTSLFPVQFSLSGLDIKAALNGTLALSQLLKRVKEQLRALPDHGLGYGLLRYLNAATALMLKYSAQPQISFNYLSRFSAAENQNWEPVCEDAFSFGYDPNTPLSHAISLDALTLERADGPELIAHWSWAGALFSDEQIQDLAQTWFQALKALVNYAEQHYAGGLTPSDLPLLKLSQSQIEQLEAAQPNLVEDILPLSPLQKGLLFHTLYDPTAADAYVAQWIMDVEGVMNYQALQAALQTLLQRHASLRASFASQGLDEPVQIISREVTLPWQELDLSQLDESTRQAEQARFLQQGRLHRFDPVHAPLLRFSLIRLTANHYQWVLTFHHILFDGWSTSILMQELLALYSNGSNTHALAHIPPYRDYLAWLKRQDYQAAEHAWKEALEDLEEPSLLIPTKSISSARQETFSYSLSEASTQALIQQARQRNLTINTLIQGAWGLLLRHLTGHDDIVFGVTVSGRPPELPGIERMVGLLINTLPLRLKFNPAESIAVALTRLQDQQARLIEHQHLNLAEIQRFTGLSELFDTLMVFENFPLDQQALQTATGDLRITGLGGGDATHYPLSLVVFPGTQLSFRLGYLPDVFEREAIEQLMQNFIRGLEAIAQNPDQPVGRIHLLSTAEQQQLLVAWNATAQPVPEVTLSMLFEAQVAKTPDAIALIAGEQSISYAELNTQVNRLAHRLIQQGISPETPVAVLMKRTPERVVATLAIIKAGGVCVPLNDHDPDSRLQTLLHQTNAPILLTDQILQARCSGHEAQIIIIDADIWLTQEPSHHLHVVCAPEQLAYLMFTSGSTGQPKGVGIRHHTVLYLAHDRRFRSNAQDRILMHSSPAFDVSIYELWVPLLAGGKIVIAQGELDVHTLQSTIERHQVSALWLTAGLFQLMAEGKLNYLRSVRHLMAGGDAVSPTAVERVLRHCPHLRFTNGYGPTETSFSTLYSIPAPYSAQASIPIGTPFDNAQVYVLDSGLRPAPVGVPGELYIAGHGVARGYFKRPALTAERFVANPFSTTGERFYRTGDLVRWRADGTLDFMGRADHQVKIRGFRIELGEIEGVLQSHPAVAQAVVIVREDQPGHKQLVAYVVPHHPMKEIESLNLRQYVGERLPNYMVPAAIALLDILPLSSNGKVIRQALPKVELSSTHSHAPRSPQELILAELFADILNLPEANIDDNFFDLGGDSLLAMRLINRIRTRLGVEIAIRTLFEAPTVAELAQSLSRLDSVQENSFAVLLPIQPKGTRPPLFCIHPVSGLSWSYIGLTKHLDPDQPIYGLQARGLDGSTPLPPTLEAVAADYIEQIQRIQPTGPYYLLGWSFGGDVAHSMATQLEESGEKVALLALLDSSPNNYNLPRALELDPEAFYVKLLARFSDESIPEVTQSLWQRTREIIHNNVFILKRFSPKTFQGDLLFFHATQGENGIAFVTSADLWKPYVRGKIETHDIHCKHEDIGLPEPTAQFAPILARKLNQLLQQTQHEAKEEF, via the coding sequence ATGATGAAAAGACAATTCTATTCCTGCGTCATCGTAGGCAGTACTACCTTAGCTATCGAATGCGCTAAACATCTACGTGCTGCAGGTCACGTACTCGAGGCTGTACTGCCCACAGATGAGACAGTCAATACTTGGACTATCCGTGAGGAGCTACCTCTTGTATCCTCTATAGAGCAGTTCGATAAACTACTCGCTAACAAACCCATCGATGTACTTTTTTCTATCGTTAACCCCTTCCTGCTGACGCCCTCTTTATTGCGTCATGTGCGTTACGCATTCAACTACCATGATGCGCCTTTGCCGCGCTACGCAGGAACCCATGCGACCTCTTGGGCTTTGCTGGCACACGAAAAACGCTATGCCGTTACATGGCACCAAATAGTGAGCAAGGCCGATGCAGGAAATATTGTCGTGCAGTGTCCGGTGGAGATAAGTCCTACTGATACAGCGCTGTCATTAAATTTGAAATGCTACCAAGCTGCTAGTCATGGCTTTAGCAAGCTCGTAGAGCGTCTGGCTACAGACACGCTCACGTATCAAGTGCAGGATTTAACACTTAGAAATTTTTTCGCCAAATATCGCCGCCCCAATGCTGCTGGCTGTTTATGCTGGCTGCATACGGCGCAGGATTTGTCAGCTTTGGTACGCGCATTAGACTTTGGAGGCTATCATTCTAACTCGCTAACCTTACCCAAACTCCTGTTAGCCAACTGCATTGTGCAGGTTGCCCAATTAGATATCCTAGCGCATCGTTCTGGATCTGCGCCTGGCACCTTGCTTAAGGTCGAGCCAGATCGTTGGCACATAACGACTGGTAGCGAAGATGTCGCTATTAGCAAATTTACAAACTTCATTGGCGAATCGTTCAATGCTCAACAATTAGCCCTAGAGCTAGGACTGTGCGTAGGTGATCGTCTACCCATCCTGCCAAACAAGCAGATTCAAATTTTGACCGAGGAACATGAAACGGCTGCAAAATATGAATCTTTCTGGCTTGAACGTCTGAAACATTTTAAATTGCTGCAATGGCCCTTTAAGCAATCTCATGCCTCCTCCGTCACACCGAACTGGCAAGTAAGTGAATGGTATGTCCCGAATATGCTAGAGAGTTTTGTCCAAGCTCAACGCATCGAATACCTTTTAAGCGCTTTCTTGGTTTATCTAGCCCGTATTAGCGGCGAGACTACTCTCCAGTTAGGCTGGATGCCTGCGTTACCTGCACCGCTGTTGCAGAATTTCTTCTCTCCTGTTGTACCGATGGAGATTGAAATTGATTTAAAGCGAAGTTTCTCCGAAATTCAGGCTGACGTTTCGGCCGAACATACCCGCCTCACTCAACACGCAACTTACCCGTACGATCTCATCGCACGTTACCCACAACTTCGAGCTATCGAAGCACTACGTTCACCCCGACCTTGGCAGATTGTTATCGCTATCGTGCCCAATCATGTTTCTGAAGAATTTAAAGATTCTGCGGCACAAGCCACTCGACAATTTTTTGCGGCAACAGCATGCGCAGAGCGCTTGACACTTCAATTATCGGAACAAGATGGCAGTTTCCGGTGGCTGTACGATGCGCAATATTTAACGCATGAGCAAATCGAGCAGATCACACAGCATCTATTAGAGCTCATACAAGCAGCGCTTAAGTCACAGCCCTCTCATCGGCCTGCAGGGCAATTGAATTTATTACCACCCGCTGAGCGTAAATTACTGCTGCATACCTGGGGCCAAGGCAAAACTTTGTTGCCCAATGAGCAATGCGTGCATGAACTATTTGAAGAGCAAGTGCAACGCAATCCTGAAGCAATTGCACTGTTCTTTAACGATCAACAATTAAGCTACGCTGAACTCAATATTCAAGCCAACCGTCTGGCTCATCGCTTACTCAAGCACGGGGTTAAACCTGATACGCCAGTGGCGCTTTTGCTGCAGCGTTCGCCGCAATTAATTATTGCAACCTTGGCTGTTCTTAAAGCAGGAGGCGCTTATCTGCCTTTGCCTGAACACGAGCCTGATAATCGCTTGCAAAGTGTACTTAATGAAACCCGCGCCCCACTTATATTAACGGACAACACGCTACAAAAACGCTGCGAAAACTTGGGTATCCAAGTCATTGCTGTCGATTCCGATATTTCACTAGCTAACGAATCTAGCCAGAACCATAATGTGTTCTGTGTGCCTAAGCAACTAGCCTATTTGATGTACACATCAGGCTCTACTGGCCGACCCAAAGGCATTGGTATTACCCACTACAATGTACTCAACCTGGCTTTGAATAGCTGTCTGACCGAGGCGAGAGGCCGCGTGCTACTGCATTCGCCGTATGCGTTTGATGCCTCCACGTATGAATTATGGACACCGCTCCTCACAGGTGGACAGATCGTCATCGCTCCTCCTGGCAAACTTGATACACAAGCACTGCAGGATGTGATTACACGCTACCAGGTTAGTGCGCTTTGGCTTACCGCTGGATTGTTTCAACTCATGGTAGAAGGGGATCTACACTACCTTCGCGGCGTCCGTCATTTGATGTCAGGCGGCGATGCCATCTCACCCACTACCGTCGAGCGCGTGCTCAAATATTGCCCTGAGCTGCGCTTTACGAATGGCTATGGACCTACAGAAACCACGACCTTCGCCCTCTCTTATCCGGTGCAACGGCCGTATGCAGCGCAAGCCTCAGTACCCATTGGTGCACTACTAGATAATTTACAAGCCTATGTATTAGATGCAGGGCTATGTTGCGTGCCTATCGGTATCATCGGCGAACTCTACCTGGGTGGTGCAAGCGTGGCCCGCGGCTATATCAATCGGCCAGGCTTGAGTGCGGAGCGTTTTATTGCAAATCCATTCGGCCCTGCTGGTACGCGACTGTATCGCACCGGCGATTTGGTACGCTGGCGCACTGATGGCATATTGGACTTTATCGGTCGCGCCGATCAGCAAGTTAAGGTACGCGGTTTTCGCATTGAGTTAGGCGAAGTTGAGACAGTTTTGTGTCAACATCCAGCCGTTAAACAAGCTGTAGTTATCGCTCACGGGGATCGTCCCGGCCATAAACAGTTGATTGGCTATGTCGTAGTTGAACAGAGTAGCGTTTCCAAAGGTACCCAATTTACCCCCTCAGAGCTACGGCAACATGCAGTTGAACGTTTGCCTGATCACATGGTACCGACGTGCATTATCCTGCTAGAGGCGTTACCTCTGACAAATAACGGCAAGCTCGATTTTCGAGCGCTACCCGCGCCCAGCTTTGTTTCAGAACATTACTGCGCGCCAAGCTCACCACAAGAACAGATGCTAGCCCTGCTATTTGCAGAAGTACTGGGTTTGCCACGTGTTGGCAGCGATGATAATTTTTTCGAGTTAGGTGGCGATAGCATTACCGCCATCCAGTTAGTGAGCCGCGCACGCCGGGCAGGACTGCTGATTACTTCACGCGATGTTTTTGAGCATCCGAAAGTCGCCTCACTGGCTATGATGGCTAAGCCGTTGGACAGCTCGTCAGCACAAACTGCAAATATCGCCACTGGCAAAGTGTTATCAACGCCGATTATCCGCTGGTTCTTTGAGCGAGGCGGCCCACTCAACAGTTTTTATCAATCGATGCTGCTCCAAGTCCCAGCAGCACTTGAGCCCGCGCATCTTATCACTGCCTTGCAAGCGCTACTGGATCATCATGATGCACTACGCTTACAAGCCATAGCCGCGTATGGGACTGATTGGACATTACAGATTTTGCCAGTAGGTACTATCACCGCCAAAGATTGCCTACAGCGTATTGATATCGCAGGGCTGAATGCAATAGCACGTCGAACTCGTATTCAGCAAGAAACACAGGCTGCCTCAAAACGACTAGATCCAGCGATGGGTAGCATGCTGCAAGCAATCTGGTTCGATGCAGGTGAAGATCCAGGTCGCCTGCTTTTGGTGATTCATCACTTATCAGTGGATGGCGTATCGTGGCGTATTCTCGTACCCGATCTACGCAATGCTTGGCAGGCGGCACAATCCGGAGCAAAGGAAGGAGAAAAGTCGGCCCTAGAGTTTGAGCCTAAAAGCACTTCTTTTCGGCGCTGGGCCCAGCGTCTTTCAGAAGAGGCCATGAGCACAGCTAGGTATGCTGAATTGGCCAGCTGGGAGCAGATGCTCGATGGCGCTGAGTCGCAGCTCGCCAAACGACCTCTTGATTCCGCTCAGGACACCATTGCTACAGCCAAGCAGTTGAGTCTCACGCTACCTACCGAGCTTACAGCTCCCCTACTCAGTCAAGTTCCAACGCGCTTTCATGCACAGATCAATGATGTTTTGCTGTGCGCTTTCACGCTAGCCTTGGCTGACTGGCGGCAACGCCAAGACGGGAAAGATCATCTCAATGTTTTAGTGGATATAGAAGGGCATGGGCGAGAAGCCATCGATACAGAGATTGACCTATCTCGTACAGTAGGTTGGTTTACTAGCCTCTTTCCAGTTCAGTTTTCTTTAAGTGGATTAGATATCAAGGCTGCGCTAAACGGCACGCTAGCATTGAGTCAATTATTGAAGCGCGTTAAAGAGCAATTACGCGCATTACCAGATCATGGTTTAGGTTATGGCCTGCTGCGTTATCTGAATGCGGCAACAGCGTTAATGCTTAAATACTCCGCCCAACCCCAAATCAGCTTTAATTATTTAAGTCGCTTTAGCGCCGCTGAGAATCAAAATTGGGAGCCGGTCTGCGAGGATGCGTTTAGTTTTGGTTATGATCCAAATACGCCGCTATCGCATGCTATTTCGTTGGATGCATTGACTCTGGAGCGCGCTGATGGGCCTGAATTGATCGCCCATTGGTCTTGGGCTGGGGCATTATTTTCTGACGAACAGATTCAAGATTTAGCGCAAACTTGGTTTCAGGCTTTAAAAGCTTTAGTCAACTACGCTGAACAGCACTATGCGGGTGGATTAACACCTTCTGACTTACCCTTATTAAAACTTAGTCAAAGCCAAATTGAACAATTAGAAGCTGCACAACCCAATCTAGTTGAAGACATTTTGCCGCTTTCTCCATTACAAAAAGGCCTACTGTTTCATACCCTCTACGATCCAACGGCAGCAGATGCCTATGTTGCCCAGTGGATCATGGATGTTGAAGGAGTAATGAACTACCAGGCTTTGCAAGCTGCGCTGCAAACCTTGTTACAACGCCACGCTAGCCTACGGGCAAGTTTCGCCTCTCAAGGGCTAGACGAACCGGTACAAATCATTTCCCGTGAAGTCACGCTACCTTGGCAAGAACTCGATTTGAGCCAGTTGGATGAATCCACGCGCCAAGCTGAACAAGCTCGCTTTTTACAACAAGGTCGTTTGCACCGTTTTGATCCTGTGCATGCCCCGCTGTTACGTTTCAGCTTGATTCGTCTCACAGCGAACCATTATCAATGGGTACTGACTTTCCACCACATCTTATTTGATGGCTGGTCGACATCGATTCTTATGCAAGAGCTTTTGGCCTTGTATTCTAATGGCAGTAATACGCACGCTTTAGCTCATATCCCTCCTTACCGTGATTATCTTGCTTGGCTAAAAAGGCAGGATTACCAGGCTGCTGAACACGCCTGGAAAGAGGCGTTAGAGGATTTAGAAGAGCCTTCACTGTTAATCCCGACAAAATCAATCAGTAGTGCTAGACAAGAAACATTTAGCTATAGCCTATCCGAAGCATCGACACAGGCTCTAATACAGCAAGCCCGCCAACGCAATCTCACCATCAATACTCTAATTCAGGGTGCATGGGGACTTTTGCTCAGACATTTAACCGGTCACGACGATATTGTTTTTGGCGTGACTGTCTCAGGGCGACCGCCTGAATTGCCCGGCATCGAACGTATGGTGGGGTTATTGATTAACACACTGCCATTGCGTTTGAAATTTAACCCAGCGGAATCAATTGCAGTTGCGCTAACACGTCTGCAAGACCAGCAAGCGCGTTTAATTGAGCACCAACATCTGAATTTGGCTGAGATTCAGCGCTTTACTGGATTAAGTGAGTTATTCGATACCTTAATGGTCTTCGAGAATTTCCCACTTGACCAACAAGCTTTGCAAACCGCTACGGGGGACCTGCGTATCACTGGCTTGGGTGGTGGCGATGCGACGCATTATCCGCTGAGTTTAGTGGTTTTTCCTGGAACGCAATTATCGTTTCGCCTAGGCTATCTCCCCGATGTATTTGAGCGAGAAGCGATTGAACAGCTTATGCAGAATTTTATTCGGGGTTTAGAGGCAATTGCCCAAAATCCTGACCAGCCAGTGGGCCGCATCCATTTACTCAGCACCGCAGAACAGCAGCAACTCCTGGTAGCGTGGAACGCCACGGCACAACCTGTTCCAGAAGTCACACTGTCAATGTTATTCGAGGCTCAAGTTGCTAAAACGCCTGATGCCATAGCATTGATTGCTGGTGAGCAATCCATCAGCTACGCTGAACTCAATACGCAAGTTAACCGCCTGGCACATCGCCTGATCCAACAAGGCATCAGCCCAGAGACACCGGTTGCCGTCTTGATGAAGCGCACCCCGGAACGGGTCGTCGCTACGCTGGCTATCATCAAAGCTGGTGGTGTTTGCGTTCCACTCAACGACCATGATCCTGACAGTCGTTTACAAACGCTCCTGCATCAAACCAACGCTCCCATTCTGCTGACAGATCAGATATTACAAGCGCGTTGTTCGGGCCATGAGGCTCAAATTATTATCATTGATGCTGATATTTGGTTAACCCAAGAACCGAGTCACCATCTGCATGTGGTATGTGCTCCTGAGCAATTAGCCTATCTAATGTTTACCTCAGGTTCCACAGGGCAACCTAAGGGAGTGGGTATACGTCATCACACGGTACTATATTTAGCCCACGACCGGCGTTTCAGAAGCAATGCCCAAGACCGGATATTGATGCATTCGTCACCCGCTTTCGATGTGTCTATTTATGAGCTATGGGTACCTCTGCTAGCCGGTGGAAAAATAGTGATTGCCCAAGGAGAACTTGATGTGCATACCCTGCAAAGCACCATCGAGCGGCATCAAGTCAGCGCACTTTGGCTAACCGCCGGTCTGTTTCAACTGATGGCGGAAGGAAAGTTAAACTACCTTCGCAGCGTACGTCATTTGATGGCAGGAGGGGATGCTGTCTCACCAACGGCCGTTGAGCGAGTGCTCAGACATTGCCCGCATTTACGCTTTACGAATGGCTATGGGCCCACAGAAACGAGTTTCTCAACCCTTTACTCAATACCAGCACCGTATTCAGCACAAGCTTCCATACCAATCGGTACACCTTTCGATAATGCACAAGTCTATGTTTTAGATTCAGGATTACGCCCTGCTCCAGTAGGCGTTCCTGGCGAGCTATATATTGCTGGGCATGGCGTTGCCAGAGGTTACTTTAAACGTCCAGCGCTCACTGCCGAGCGCTTTGTCGCCAATCCATTCAGCACTACTGGAGAGCGCTTTTATCGCACGGGTGATCTAGTGCGTTGGCGCGCAGACGGTACGCTTGATTTTATGGGGCGAGCCGATCACCAAGTCAAAATTCGGGGCTTTCGCATCGAATTAGGCGAAATTGAGGGCGTGTTGCAAAGTCATCCAGCGGTGGCACAAGCCGTCGTCATTGTGCGCGAGGATCAGCCTGGTCATAAGCAATTAGTGGCTTATGTTGTGCCTCATCACCCGATGAAAGAAATTGAGTCGCTTAATTTGCGTCAATATGTCGGCGAACGCCTACCCAATTATATGGTGCCTGCCGCTATTGCGCTACTGGATATATTGCCTTTATCGTCCAATGGCAAAGTGATTCGCCAGGCACTGCCCAAAGTCGAATTGAGCTCAACCCATAGTCATGCTCCGCGTTCACCGCAAGAGCTTATATTGGCCGAATTATTCGCTGACATTTTGAATTTACCAGAGGCCAATATTGACGATAATTTTTTTGATCTAGGTGGTGATTCACTTTTAGCGATGCGTTTAATCAACCGCATCCGAACCCGTTTAGGTGTTGAGATTGCGATTCGCACGCTATTTGAAGCGCCGACTGTTGCCGAGCTAGCTCAAAGCTTGAGTAGACTAGATAGTGTGCAAGAAAATTCATTTGCTGTTTTGCTTCCTATCCAACCTAAGGGAACACGCCCTCCTCTTTTTTGCATCCATCCTGTGAGTGGATTAAGTTGGAGTTATATTGGCCTGACTAAGCATTTAGATCCTGACCAACCCATCTATGGTTTACAAGCGCGTGGACTGGATGGATCTACGCCGCTTCCGCCAACACTTGAGGCTGTTGCAGCAGACTACATCGAGCAAATCCAGCGCATTCAGCCTACCGGCCCCTATTATTTATTGGGCTGGTCTTTTGGCGGTGACGTTGCTCACAGTATGGCCACTCAGCTTGAAGAGAGTGGAGAAAAAGTCGCTCTGCTCGCTTTACTCGATAGCTCTCCAAATAACTATAACTTGCCTCGTGCGCTAGAGCTTGACCCAGAGGCCTTTTACGTAAAGCTGCTGGCCCGCTTTAGCGATGAATCAATTCCAGAAGTGACGCAATCGTTATGGCAAAGAACGCGCGAAATCATACACAACAATGTGTTTATCCTAAAACGCTTCTCACCCAAAACCTTCCAAGGAGACTTGCTTTTTTTCCATGCCACGCAAGGGGAAAACGGCATCGCCTTTGTCACCTCTGCCGATTTATGGAAGCCTTATGTGCGCGGCAAGATTGAAACTCATGATATTCACTGCAAACACGAAGATATCGGCCTGCCTGAACCGACAGCACAATTTGCCCCAATTCTAGCTCGCAAGCTAAATCAGCTATTGCAGCAGACCCAACACGAAGCGAAAGAGGAATTTTAA
- a CDS encoding GNAT family N-acetyltransferase: MSTISNTTGSMNIGTQPYIDSKPDIRFETGDKGDLTVVIQTKGLEMKSVTQKNLPDYIRLFSDPTNMEKYREGSVWSADQTKEHVNTWVNLWQNGNAFSAFAITNRNEDDQFIGSVLIKAWEAADSWDSCIAIAIGRVLHHKYWGKGLGKHVAIALVNYYIPEALDRGYKLPSLSGETPKNITLTAREDNHASVKTWKSLGLPQVATIERFGRERLVFSETIEKLDKRNLPVLSQ; the protein is encoded by the coding sequence TTGTCGACTATCTCTAATACTACGGGTTCTATGAATATTGGCACGCAGCCGTATATTGATTCAAAGCCAGATATTCGCTTTGAAACCGGTGATAAGGGGGACTTGACTGTGGTTATACAGACGAAAGGTCTCGAAATGAAATCAGTCACTCAAAAAAATTTACCGGATTACATAAGGCTATTCAGCGATCCCACCAATATGGAAAAATACCGTGAAGGCAGTGTTTGGAGTGCAGATCAAACTAAAGAACATGTTAATACGTGGGTAAACCTCTGGCAAAATGGAAATGCCTTTAGCGCTTTTGCTATCACCAACAGAAATGAAGATGATCAGTTTATTGGCAGTGTATTAATTAAAGCTTGGGAAGCAGCAGATTCTTGGGATTCATGCATTGCTATTGCGATAGGCCGGGTACTCCATCACAAATATTGGGGTAAAGGATTGGGCAAGCATGTCGCTATTGCGCTGGTGAATTATTACATTCCTGAAGCGCTAGATCGAGGCTATAAACTGCCCTCTCTCTCCGGGGAAACTCCAAAAAACATTACCCTTACAGCGCGTGAAGATAATCATGCTTCCGTCAAGACTTGGAAATCTCTGGGATTGCCACAAGTTGCCACGATCGAAAGATTTGGAAGAGAGCGGCTCGTTTTTTCTGAAACTATCGAAAAGCTTGATAAAAGAAATTTGCCGGTTCTGTCGCAGTAA
- a CDS encoding MFS transporter, which produces MFGRWLSRYATGLRSLHSQNFRLFTIGNCISLIGRWMQRVGVGWLAWTLTHSSFWLGLIAFADLFPTIFLSPLSGILADRYDRRRIMLFTQHAALIQALLLAVLTSTGLINIEGLFVLTLGLGVADAINQPARLSWLPSLVKAADLPSAVAVNSIVFNIARFIGPAIAGIVIAGSGVVITFVLNALSYAVFIATLLCIRLKSKPHGHKRSNIWHEMRAGYRYTARHPQIGPVFLMLILTALGIRGIPELTPALAEMAFQRGAGGFAVLITMIGLGALVAGLWITGRDLSKDLASLIIRHVLCLSLSVLYLAINHEFFIALSLFFVIGFSLAVTGISAQTMVQMKVAEHMRGRVFALYGVVYRGGSAIGALWMGTAASCYGVRWTMYAGAALCFAAWYWAKRSIGPRHEAE; this is translated from the coding sequence ATGTTCGGCCGGTGGTTATCGCGTTACGCTACAGGTCTCCGATCGCTGCACAGTCAAAATTTTCGTCTGTTTACGATAGGCAATTGCATTTCACTGATTGGACGCTGGATGCAGCGGGTGGGAGTCGGCTGGCTGGCTTGGACGCTAACTCATTCAAGTTTTTGGCTGGGTTTGATTGCGTTTGCCGATCTGTTCCCGACCATTTTCTTAAGTCCTCTCTCAGGCATACTGGCCGATCGATATGACCGTCGGCGTATCATGCTATTTACACAGCACGCTGCCTTAATACAGGCGCTGCTACTCGCCGTCTTAACCAGTACAGGGCTAATTAATATCGAGGGTCTGTTTGTGCTGACACTGGGGCTCGGCGTGGCAGACGCGATCAACCAACCGGCGCGTCTTTCCTGGCTTCCCAGCCTGGTCAAAGCAGCTGACCTTCCTTCCGCAGTAGCAGTTAATTCCATTGTTTTCAACATTGCAAGATTTATCGGGCCTGCCATCGCGGGCATCGTAATTGCTGGTTCGGGGGTTGTTATCACCTTTGTTCTGAATGCACTCAGTTATGCTGTTTTTATTGCTACGCTGCTTTGCATTCGCTTAAAAAGCAAGCCGCACGGACACAAGCGGTCCAACATTTGGCATGAAATGCGCGCCGGTTATCGGTACACGGCGCGGCATCCGCAAATTGGCCCAGTATTTCTAATGCTCATTTTGACCGCCCTCGGAATTCGCGGCATTCCAGAACTGACTCCGGCCCTCGCTGAAATGGCATTTCAGCGAGGAGCAGGCGGATTCGCAGTGCTGATCACGATGATTGGTTTAGGTGCTTTGGTTGCAGGACTCTGGATAACTGGGCGAGACCTTTCCAAAGATCTGGCTTCGTTGATCATTCGTCATGTGCTATGTTTGTCGTTAAGCGTGTTATACCTAGCAATTAACCATGAATTCTTTATTGCGTTGTCTCTTTTCTTTGTGATCGGATTTTCTTTGGCGGTGACTGGGATCAGTGCACAAACCATGGTTCAAATGAAAGTGGCCGAGCACATGCGCGGACGGGTGTTCGCACTGTATGGTGTCGTCTACCGGGGCGGCTCTGCAATTGGCGCGTTATGGATGGGAACCGCCGCCTCCTGTTACGGTGTCCGCTGGACCATGTATGCAGGCGCAGCGCTGTGTTTTGCTGCCTGGTACTGGGCAAAGCGTTCAATTGGGCCACGCCACGAAGCGGAGTAG